In Fragaria vesca subsp. vesca linkage group LG5, FraVesHawaii_1.0, whole genome shotgun sequence, the genomic stretch AGAGAGTGTGCTTGAAGTATGATCGAGTGTGAACTTTTTTGCTACATGCATAATACATGTCTCTTGATCATTTCGATCATAATTCCCTGACCAACACCTTAGTAATGAGATCTAACAAAGGAGGTTGAGAGAACTATTAATGATAATATAGGTTGTTTTTGTTGGTGAAATTGAAGAGAAGAGAATGTTAACATACCATAATCTCAAACCACTTCTCTTCCCTCTATCCTTACTCTTTTTTTGTTTTTGTTTTGCGAACTATCCTTACTTAAGCCAACCCAAACAGTTGAGATGGTTTACAATAATAAAGGTGTGAATGTGATGATTTCGAGATGTTTTGATTAATAAGTCGAACATACATGTCACGTTACACAACTGTCTTATCTGGTCCATTATCTATCTATCCTAAACTTGTAGGTGTAAAGAAAATCACATTCTTTGCTTGCAGATGGATAACAAAATAATCATATGAACATTTCATAACACTTGAGAAGCACTCAAAAACGAACAAGAAAATAATAAGAATCTTTAACGAACGAGTCTCTCTCTCTCCATTATCTATGTAAACTCTTTAAGCTTACATAGCACAAAAAACTATTCTTTCTACCCGAAAAAAAAAAAAAAACTAATTGGTTTTTCTTTCAAAAATACTCGAATCTTCAAATCAATTAATCAAACCAAGCCGTAAAGAAGAGAACTTTGTGAGCTCTTATTTGGTTTAGTGATTACAAATGGTCTTATACTTCTCTCAGACGAAAACAGGTCTGTGGGCCTGTATATCACACAAACTAACAAAACAAAGAAAGTTTGTGGCCCAAATATGCTTTTCCAACTCATTCAAGCGGCCGGCCCTAAATATTTCCCTTAACTTTCAATTCGTCTTCCCCCTTTACATAAACCCTAGATCCCTCACTCTCACATCAACCGCCCTCTCCTTCTCTCTCTCGGCGCTTCATCCCTCGGTGAGAACCATTCTCATCGTTAAATTCTTACTTCTTTATCACTCGCTCTTTTTATATATGCTCTCTGCTGTTTATCTGTTAGGTTTGATTGAAGATTTGTAGTTTGAATCTGTTATCGATTCGGTGAGAATTTAACGATTCTGTAGCTCAAAAAGATTTAGGTTCTTGTTAGCGTATAACTTGCTATATATTACTGGCCATAGATCCGTGTCTGTGTATTATGCTGAAGATGAACTGATTCTGAGTAGTTGGTTTAACACGAAAGTCCTTCTGTGATCTGCTTTGATAAGCCCAAGGGTATTGAACTGAGTTCAAGTTTAGTTTTTTATTTTGTTTGGAAGATTTTTCGTTGTTTAAAATCCAATTTAAGCATTGTGATTGTTCTTGTGTTTAGCAGTGGTTGTTTGTTTTTTAATTTGTGTATTTGTTTGAGGAAAGATTCATCTTTCTGTGTGTTCTCTTTGCGTTTCATTGGTTTGTATTGGGCTTTTGAACTTGAGTTGCTTTTTGACATAATCAACAAAGAGTCGGAATATACGACCACTTCTTGCCTCTAATGATGATTCAAAAAATACTTTCGTTCTTCCGAGATGTGTTATGCTCAATGTGGAAGCATTTTTGGAGACCTGAACTGAAGAGGCTAGTTTTTGTTGCTTGTCTACTATTACATCTCCTTTGGGTTATGGTATTTAGACCATTAAATTATTTTGAAAAATAAAAGACTATTAAGTTATGTAATTTGCATTGCCCCTGATGATGATTCAAAAAGTACTTTCGTCCTTCCGAGATGCGCTATGCTCAATGTGGAAACATTTTTGGAGACCTGAACTGAAGAGGCTAGTTTGTGTTGCTTACAATTGTGCATAAGTTACTTGTCTTCTATTACGGGTTTACAGTTTTAGAAAATTAAATTATTTTGAAAAAATAAAAGGTCTACTAAGTTATGTAATTTCTATTTGCCCTGATGATGATCCAAAAAATACTTTCGTTCTTCTGAGATGCTTTTATGCTCTATGTGGAAGAATTTTGGAGACCTGAACTGAAGAGGCTTCTTTATATGAACTTACAGTATACAAAGACTAAATATAATTTTGACTAGGATATATATTACTGTATTTGAATCAATTTTGTGTCTTTGTTATGCCCCTGATGATGAATCAAAATACTTTCGTTCTTCCGAGATATTCCATGCGGAAAAATATTGGAGACCTGAACTGAAGAGGCTTTTATGTGTGCTTTATGTGTAGGGTAGATAGTGTACCAAAGTACCTTCTGTCTTTTGATGAGGACTCAAAGTACTTTTGTTTCCAAGATCCGTAGCATTAAACTATTTGGAGAGCTAAACCATTTGGTGATCGAGTCTATTAAGTTATTTTTTATATTACTTTATGCTCCTTGTGGAAAATTTTGGAGACCTGAACTGGAGGCTTTTTTATATATACTTAAATTATACTTACAATCATATTTCTAAGGATGCATATTGTATTTGACACTTTTTCTTGGTTGTTAGGGACACTGTTTAGTTGTTGGTATGGTTTTATGTTGCCCCTGATGATGATTGAAACATTTTTTCCGAGATGCTCCATGCGGAAGCTTTTTGGAGACCTGAACTGAAGGGACTTATTTATATATACTTTGGACCATATCTCTAGGGCCACAGTTTAGTTTGAAGGATTCTGTGTCCTTTTCAGCTATGTTATTTATGCTATTGATTGTTCTCTTATAACTCCTTTAATTATCTTTATGCTATTATTCTCTTAGAACACAGTGCCCCTCAGTACTGTTATTAATGTGGTTGATGTATTCCTTGCCAGGTTGATATTCAGATTTTCGTGAAAGTGTAGAAGCCTATCCTTTGGTTCAAGATGAGGTACACAGCTTAACTTGTGTGACATGTTATTAATCTGTTTGTTGGATATCCTTTTCACTGAATTACTGACATTTGTTTCTCTTCTTCGTTTTGTGATTATTGCCCCTTCTCTTCCAGTCGGCCAATGGAGGAAGATGTAAGTTATACTTGATCTGATTTTACTAAATGTTGTTTCGTTGGATCATGAAATGTTACATTTTCTACGAGGTTAAGAGGAAATCAATTTCTTGTGTTACCATTAGAATTGTTGTGTTTTCACCTCTAAAAAATTGTATTTTGAGCACTTGGAGTTTTTCTTGGATCCCAGTCTTTTCCAGATTTAGATTGTCATTCTTACCTTATCATGGCTTTTATGTTCATGTAACCATCTGGTTCTAATCCAACTTTATTGCTTCAGGGTGCCAAGAATGAGGAAGAGGAGTTCAATACTGGACCACTTTCTGTTCTGATGATGAGTGTCAAAAATAACACTCAGGTAATATATATGGTTACAATATTAGTATTCTTTTATCACTTGTCAACAATTATATCTCTAATTCAATTTGGTTCTCATTGTGCAAGCAGGTCCTCATCAATTGTCGTAATAACAGGAAGCTTCTTGGCCGTGTGAGGGCTTTTGATAGGCATTGCAACATGGTTCTTGAGAATGTTAAGGAGATGTGGACTGAGGTATTTTCCAAAACTCTTATTTCTGTGTTTTATGTATATATTCCTTTGTTTTTTTTTTTTTGCCAATCAGTGTTAATCCATGTCAAATGCAGGTGCCAAAAACTGGTAAGGGAAAGAAGAAAGCGCAACCGGTTAACAAAGATAGATTCATCAGCAAGATGTTCCTCCGCGGTGATTCTGTGATTATTGTTCTTAGGAATCCTAAGTAAGATGTACTGCAGCATTTGGAATTCCAAGGATTTGTAGAAATGGGTTTTGTATGAGTGGTAGATTGTAGATCCCCTAAAAGTTGCACAGAAGCAACTGCACCTTCATCCAGTATAGTCTGGAAAAATTTCAGTACTAATCACTTATCTAGACTAATGAATGAGAACTATATGTTTGGAGTTAAAAGTTGTGGCACTGTTGTCTTTTAATTGCGGTATTTGGTGAACATTATATCCTGCAAAAGTCTTTTTTAACCTGGAAAGCTGGGCAAGTCATTTTTGATGCCTTACGTATTGTTTTCTATTTTTCCATTTCTTTCGCTAGAGTTTTGAACTCTAGACTTTCACAAGAGTTTTGAACTGCGATCAACTGATTTACCGACCGTGTATGTCAGTCTCAGGCTAAAATGTCTGAAGTATTTAGTGTCTTTCTAATGAAATATGTCTTGAACTGTTTCAAACTTTAATCAAATATATGTTTATGACACGTTTACTAACTTGGAATGAAATTTATCATGAATCAGTATCAACAAAAATTGATATGAGAATATTTTATTTTATTTTACTGTTTACTTATTATAAAGAATTAAAACATAAACAAAACTCATTATGATTTATGTTGTTTGCTTACCGTATAAAATTAGAATTAAAACTAACTTATAAGAAAAGAAGCTAGAATGTCTGTAATTATTTAGGGTTTGGTAATTTAGAAATATTATAATTATGTGAGGATATTTGAGAAGAAAAAGTTGATTCATTGGTTATCAGATTAGGAGGTTTATAAAGAATCGATTCATGATAAGCAAGTGGGACCCACACCTATTCTAATACCTTGACAATTTCTCCATGGTAGTAAACGCTGAAATTCACTCATCCCGCCATCTCAGAATCAATTTCGCCACTTTCAATTTATTCCAGGTTAATAAACATGTCATTAGTGTCTTTATAATACAATACGTCTAAATATCATAGTTCTTTTTCTTTTTTTTTCCTTTTTTTTGAGAATTACCTTTTTTTTTTTTAATTAGCTGAGAATTACCTCATAGTCCATCCTAAATAGTTCTCTTCCACTAAAATGCATGAGCTGCACCATGTAAAGAAAATCTAATATAAGCAATCTGGTATAGTTACAGACGTTTTTCTTGCCGGACTACCCTTTTGGGGTTCAGTTCAAACTAATACCAATGCAGTTTATAGTACAAAGGCAATGGTGGAAGGCTATGCAAAATAAATGCTTCCATCTCTTACCCGTTCTCCCTCGTCCCCAAGTTACAAAATTTCCAGATCCGCAAAAAGTTGCCCTGTCTCTGCGTGAATCTTGTCTGGATTTGTATATGCCTTCCATGTCAAACTAGGAGAGGACTCATCCAATCTTAGGAAAGTATGCTTCCCTTTCAAGCGAAGCTTGAAGAGATGTCATGATCTTAACCAGAGACACCCATAAGAATGGTGCTGCACAGAATGCATAGAGAAACACAGAGAGAGCTCTTATAACACCATTTGGAAACCAAGGGCATACCATGACCAAAAGAACGCCGAAAATGCCAATCCATGGTACTAAAACAGGCAGCATTGGTAGTGAAAACGCATTGACTGCAATGAAGCAGAGGGTGAACGAGGCGAGGAAATATAGACTCCAGCCTAATATTGGATGAATCGTGTGGGGAATGACCAAGAAAGGTACTGTGTAAGCAGCTAGAATGGACAGCATAGCTATTACTTTGAGGGCTGTGTGTATTATGCCCTTGTCCGATCGCCTATAGCACAATTTTGACATGTTTGGTCGCGCTAGACGTGTCACTGTGATTATTCCAAGAAATATGATGAACTGTATTACAAACACAGGCATCTCTGCACCATACCTGTAATATAGAGGACAATTAGGACAGCAAAAGGTGAATGGTTTTGCAGCTGTACATACCAATCAATTACAATAATCCAATAGGCCGGAGGGGTATATTGTTTATAGTTCCTGTAGGAACTAGGAAAGTACATGAAATAAAAACTAGTCACTTCTGGGTAGGGAAGGAGCATTCTTGTTGTATTGATCATGTAGAAAAGTGTTCGTTTGACAGAACTCGTGTGTGCTTAGACAACTAACACAAGTATTTTTGGTTTTCATCTTCGACTATTCTAAACCTTGATCATTTATGGGAAGTATGGTAGCATATTATTACTTAGCTCCTCAATTTGGTGACTAACTGAGTAAAACTGAAGTAAAGGATTTTGGTCTTACCCGAGAGTATTATGACGTTGTTTATGCCAGGATATGCCTAATGGAAGCACAGGCCATGACCACCAATACCATGGCTTCAACCATGCTGCACCGGGGTAGGTAATCACACTGTTAGGTCCGCACGGTACACTCCAGTGCAGTCTAAGATCTGGATCAGACAAAAGCAGGCCAAGAAACTATAAGAGACCATAGTTTGACAAGAAATCACCTGCAGTCTAAAATAGTTCCCAAATTTCATTTATAATATTTGATATGTTATTTTGTTTCACTTACAGTAATAAGAAGCATCCATTTGATAGCCTAAAGAAAGTCTGTAGGTTCCATTAAGCTTGGAGCCATCAGAGGGTGGATGGAACAAGGGTTGACTAAGCAAGTCCGGGAAGTAACCACCAATAAAACCCTGGTCAGCACCATCAGGATTGTCTTTCCCAATATCCAACTGATGAAGCATGTCCTTGAACACTTCCATTGATGGCTGCAATAATATAGATAAATGATGCCCCAGCAAAAAAGTATGGAAAGGATGAAATTCAACTAGAAGGTGATTTTGATGATTGTCCCAGATTAGACTCCACTCTAGAATTTAACTAGTTTTAAGGGGTAATGCTACTTGCACTTGAAGTTTGTGATTCTCCAATTCCGGTCACAACTCACGAGTGTTGTAAAATAGCACAATATTGAATTCGAAGAGCTGAATGACAAACGAGCCGGTGACATTGTTTAAATGTATTTTCTTCTTCAAGCAAAATATGGTTGAATATGGTAGCAACTAGCAATTACCTGCAACACAAAGAGGCCAGTGTGGAAGATGCAAGGGTTAATGAAAGCAGCACAGAATTGACCACATTGGAAGAGCTCATCGGTATTTTGGAGAAAGAGATTGTCTGAATCAAGCATGACCACCCTGTCATACTGCACTAGGCTCCATGCATAGAGTTTGTTCAAGGTTAACTTGAATCTTTTATCAAAATTGTGCTGATCCTTGTATGGATTGTTCAAATTTTCCACTCTCACCACCTTTGCCCCATCTTCCTGTTCCCTGAGTCGCAATAACAGAATCTGTTAAAATGCCTGAATAGCTAAAACAATGTAACTTATCCATGGCTAGTAGTTACGGTATCAAAGGGAGACTAATAAGTTTCATATCAGAGAGATTTCTTTTCAAGGAACGCTAGTAGTCTCATGCAATTCAATGATCCGAACGTTCTATGCTTTATGAATCATCATTCTAAAAGTCGTTCTAACGATACTCTAAATTTTTCAGCCGCTATATCTATTTTTCACCAACTTTAAACCCGCACCTTTAAAACCAGAAAGGGTGAACTTCCTATTCATTCTTCATATGTGATATCAAACTAATTTGAAGGTAGTATCATTTGGAGCAATTCCTTGAATCCTTGTACAGGTTGTCTACAGATTCAACCGGTCCTTAAGTTCTTGGCTGGGGGATGGGGATGGGTTATTGTTTAAATCCCAAGTTGTCAACTAGTATTGATGTGACAAAAGAAAGGGCTATCTGACAAACCACAGCATGACAAACAACCACCAACAAGTGCTTGTCACATTACATAGATAAAACCAAATCGCTTTGCAAATGCAGATGAATATTTGTTCCATTAGAAATTAAGTATTCAGAAATAGTTGTGCTTTGAAATTATCCTATATTTCAAATCCTATAATATAACACCATTCCTTTGTAGGAATCGTTTTCCAAAACTTGGACTGATCTATGTACATCTAATCAATAAATTTGCTTGTATAGAACTCATGCAAGTTCGAATTTCAGAGTATTTCAATTTTCAAATTGCGGTTTAAAAATCACATATCCAAAATGGAGAAATGATTTTGTTTTTTGTTTCTAAACTTGTGTCAACAACAAATCGGAAAAACACCAAAAAAAGCTTTAAAATCGGTTAAAATCAAATCGGCTAATCCTACATTCCTACACTTCTAACATGTCAACCCACACATTTGAAAGAGAAATTAACACCAAGTATGGGTTGAAAACATTGTTTTCGACGACCCTCTTAAGACTACGTATTTTTTGGATTGCAATAAAAACATTGTTTTCGACGAACATTTTCATAGGACTGTAGTTCTCGACCCATATTTAGTCTTACGAGGTTCGTCGACAACAATGTTTCCATCACTTGGGTTACATCGACTTTAAGGCCGACCAACAACAACCTGCCACACGTCGTGCAAAGACGAAACGTCTAGCTCCTCCTCTCCCTAAAGTGACGCTACCACCGGTCCTGTCCTTACCGGATAGTCAACGGTAGGTGATCACATCACATAGTGCCGTATGACTCGAAATGTG encodes the following:
- the LOC101304384 gene encoding probable small nuclear ribonucleoprotein Sm D2-like, coding for MSRPMEEDGAKNEEEEFNTGPLSVLMMSVKNNTQVLINCRNNRKLLGRVRAFDRHCNMVLENVKEMWTEVPKTGKGKKKAQPVNKDRFISKMFLRGDSVIIVLRNPK
- the LOC101304674 gene encoding putative glucuronosyltransferase PGSIP7-like, with the protein product MVRGSIGILAVLFLWVWETTAYGELSRQPQQQQKQHRNAYAAMMYMGTPRDYEFYVATRVMIRSLVKLNVDADLVVIASPDVPLRWVQAMEQEDGAKVVRVENLNNPYKDQHNFDKRFKLTLNKLYAWSLVQYDRVVMLDSDNLFLQNTDELFQCGQFCAAFINPCIFHTGLFVLQPSMEVFKDMLHQLDIGKDNPDGADQGFIGGYFPDLLSQPLFHPPSDGSKLNGTYRLSLGYQMDASYYYLRLHWSVPCGPNSVITYPGAAWLKPWYWWSWPVLPLGISWHKQRHNTLGYGAEMPVFVIQFIIFLGIITVTRLARPNMSKLCYRRSDKGIIHTALKVIAMLSILAAYTVPFLVIPHTIHPILGWSLYFLASFTLCFIAVNAFSLPMLPVLVPWIGIFGVLLVMVCPWFPNGVIRALSVFLYAFCAAPFLWVSLVKIMTSLQASLEREAYFPKIG